The following are from one region of the Polaribacter marinaquae genome:
- a CDS encoding YdeI/OmpD-associated family protein: MPANVTSYINGKSNWKKELETIRAILLKLPLDEDIKWGIPAYIYKGKNILGFAAFKNYCGIWFHNGVFLKDEANLLVNAQEDKTKAMRQMRFYNSNEIQPEIIKTYILEAISNSEAGKEIKPKRNTKPLAVPTILASAFSSDKILAEKFNSFTIAKKREFCEHILSAKKETTKQNRLDKIKPLILNGIGLYDKYKKINLINYNLLYS, translated from the coding sequence ATGCCTGCAAATGTTACTTCTTATATTAACGGTAAATCAAACTGGAAAAAAGAATTAGAAACTATAAGAGCAATTCTTTTAAAACTCCCTTTAGATGAAGATATAAAGTGGGGAATTCCAGCCTATATTTATAAGGGTAAAAATATTTTAGGTTTTGCTGCTTTTAAAAACTATTGCGGAATTTGGTTTCATAACGGCGTATTTTTAAAAGATGAAGCTAATTTACTTGTAAATGCACAAGAAGATAAAACAAAAGCAATGCGCCAAATGAGGTTTTATAATTCAAATGAAATTCAACCAGAAATCATTAAAACTTATATTTTAGAAGCAATTTCAAATTCAGAAGCTGGCAAAGAGATTAAGCCAAAAAGAAATACAAAACCTTTAGCAGTACCTACCATATTGGCTTCTGCATTCTCAAGTGATAAAATACTAGCCGAAAAATTTAATAGTTTTACTATAGCAAAGAAAAGAGAGTTTTGTGAACATATTTTATCAGCAAAAAAAGAAACAACTAAACAAAATAGATTGGATAAAATAAAACCATTAATTCTAAACGGAATAGGCTTGTATGATAAATATAAAAAAATAAATTTAATTAACTATAACCTTTTGTATAGTTGA
- a CDS encoding response regulator, with protein sequence MKILAIDDQKLVLIPLENRLKEIGYEVITETDGRKGIELFNSFQPDLVIVDINMPTISGLEIVKHIRNSNRPKTPIMILSGNTDDDMITEGFELGVNDYMKKPLSLTEVCLRAKNLIGVPENNGPKKTFKNTIIQERCVGVVIPCYNEEKRLFSTEFTDYIKKHSGYHLCFVNDGSTDKTLEVLNELRKGREDFITVYDCEKNGGKAEAVRQGMLHMAKQEDLDYIGFLDADLSTDLSDFDDLVKTIENSNYKIVSGSRISRMGANITKESARKIISLTINYIIRNILKMDFKDTQCGAKIFHKDVIDISFGEKFVTQWIFDVEIFRRITLHFGLDKAKEILCEQPLKRWIHADGSKLSMKDSVKIVGQLAQIKWHYRK encoded by the coding sequence ATGAAAATACTTGCTATTGATGATCAGAAATTAGTTCTAATTCCTTTAGAAAACAGACTTAAAGAAATAGGATATGAAGTAATTACAGAAACTGATGGTCGTAAAGGAATCGAATTATTTAATTCTTTTCAACCAGATTTAGTAATTGTAGATATAAATATGCCTACAATATCTGGTTTAGAAATTGTAAAACACATTAGAAATTCTAATAGGCCTAAAACACCAATAATGATTCTTTCTGGAAATACAGATGATGATATGATTACAGAAGGTTTTGAACTTGGTGTAAACGATTACATGAAGAAGCCATTAAGTTTAACTGAAGTCTGTTTAAGGGCTAAGAATTTAATAGGTGTACCAGAAAATAACGGGCCTAAAAAGACTTTTAAAAACACAATTATTCAAGAAAGATGCGTAGGTGTTGTAATTCCTTGTTACAATGAAGAAAAAAGACTTTTTAGTACCGAATTTACAGACTATATAAAAAAGCATTCTGGGTATCATTTATGTTTTGTAAATGATGGTAGTACAGATAAAACGTTAGAAGTTTTAAATGAACTTAGAAAAGGTAGAGAAGACTTTATAACAGTTTACGATTGTGAAAAAAACGGAGGTAAAGCAGAAGCTGTAAGGCAAGGTATGTTACATATGGCCAAACAAGAAGATTTAGATTACATTGGATTTTTAGATGCTGATTTGTCTACAGATTTATCAGATTTTGATGATTTGGTTAAAACTATAGAAAACTCCAATTACAAAATTGTTAGCGGTTCTAGAATTAGTAGAATGGGTGCAAACATTACAAAAGAATCTGCAAGAAAGATTATTAGTTTAACTATTAACTATATAATTAGAAATATTCTAAAAATGGACTTTAAAGACACACAATGTGGTGCCAAAATATTTCATAAAGATGTAATAGACATCTCTTTTGGCGAAAAGTTTGTTACTCAATGGATTTTTGATGTAGAAATTTTTAGAAGAATAACATTACACTTTGGATTAGATAAAGCGAAAGAAATTCTTTGTGAGCAACCTTTAAAAAGATGGATTCATGCAGATGGTTCTAAACTTTCGATGAAAGACTCTGTTAAAATTGTTGGTCAATTAGCGCAAATAAAATGGCACTATAGAAAATAA
- the manA gene encoding mannose-6-phosphate isomerase, class I → MRKIFKLKGKVQNYDWGGTSYIPNLVSENIKENTTYAEYWMGAHIKAPSEVITENENILLDKFIAENLTDSLGKDVTSKFGKLPFLFKVLDVNNMLSIQVHPSIEAAINGFNLEESKGIPLTAKNRNYKDKNHKPEIMVALSDFWLLHGFLERNKLIKNLEQTKELNFLKEIFLDKGFAGLYKLVMNYSQNEVNNILQPLVDRILPKYVNNKLDKASPAYWAAKSIHGKSNKDIDKGIFSIYFFNILNVSKGEAVFQDAGVPHAYLEGKNIELMANSDNVLRAGLTSKHIDVDELIKNTKFEETIPEILKGNFNSQNGETVFKTKAIDFELSKISLDDSITYHKTSNSIEILIALEGNATIKDNSFIVDLDKGECILINANTDYKIETSKHVEIYKASVPEIN, encoded by the coding sequence ATGAGAAAAATTTTCAAATTAAAAGGTAAAGTTCAAAATTATGATTGGGGTGGAACTAGTTACATTCCTAATTTAGTTTCAGAAAATATCAAAGAAAATACTACTTATGCAGAATATTGGATGGGCGCTCATATAAAAGCTCCATCAGAAGTTATCACAGAAAATGAAAATATCTTACTGGATAAATTCATAGCGGAAAATTTAACGGATAGTTTAGGTAAAGATGTAACCTCTAAATTTGGAAAATTACCATTTCTTTTTAAAGTCTTAGATGTTAATAATATGCTTTCTATTCAAGTTCACCCTTCAATAGAAGCAGCCATTAATGGTTTTAATTTAGAAGAAAGTAAAGGAATACCATTAACCGCTAAAAATAGAAATTATAAAGACAAAAATCATAAACCAGAAATAATGGTAGCGCTTAGTGATTTTTGGTTATTACACGGATTTTTAGAAAGAAATAAACTTATAAAAAATTTAGAGCAAACTAAAGAATTAAACTTTTTAAAGGAAATTTTCTTAGATAAAGGTTTTGCTGGTTTGTATAAATTAGTAATGAATTACTCTCAAAACGAAGTAAATAATATTTTACAACCTTTAGTTGATAGAATTCTGCCTAAATATGTAAATAATAAATTAGATAAAGCATCTCCTGCTTATTGGGCTGCTAAATCAATTCACGGTAAATCTAATAAAGATATTGATAAGGGTATTTTTTCTATTTACTTTTTCAATATTTTAAATGTTTCTAAAGGCGAAGCTGTTTTTCAAGATGCAGGTGTACCACATGCATATTTAGAAGGAAAAAACATTGAATTAATGGCGAATTCAGACAATGTTTTAAGAGCAGGTTTAACATCTAAACATATCGATGTTGATGAACTTATTAAAAATACAAAGTTTGAAGAAACCATTCCAGAAATATTAAAAGGAAATTTCAATTCTCAAAACGGTGAAACAGTATTTAAAACGAAGGCAATTGATTTCGAATTAAGTAAAATTTCCTTGGATGATTCTATTACTTATCATAAAACATCTAATTCAATAGAAATTTTAATTGCTTTAGAAGGAAATGCTACAATAAAAGATAATTCTTTTATTGTAGATTTAGATAAAGGAGAATGTATTTTGATAAATGCAAATACAGATTATAAAATTGAAACATCTAAACATGTAGAAATTTATAAAGCTAGTGTTCCCGAAATTAACTAA
- a CDS encoding SIR2 family NAD-dependent protein deacylase, producing MKNLVVLTGAGISAESGIKTFRDADGLWEGHNIMEVASPKGFNENPELVLEFYNKRRKQLLEVLPNKAHFNLVELEQYFNVNIVTQNVDDLHERAGSSDVLHLHGELLKVRSTLNENDVIEWKKDLNLGDLCPKKSQLRPHIVWFGEMVPLLETAIKIVEKADVLVIIGTSMQVYPAASLIDFVKSNTPIYFIDPKPSVSNKKFKQLEIIEDVASSGTDKLLELLKEFS from the coding sequence TTGAAAAATTTGGTTGTATTAACTGGTGCAGGCATTTCTGCAGAAAGTGGCATTAAAACATTTAGAGATGCTGATGGTTTATGGGAAGGTCATAACATAATGGAAGTTGCTTCACCTAAAGGATTTAATGAAAACCCTGAATTAGTTTTAGAATTTTACAACAAAAGAAGAAAGCAATTATTAGAAGTTTTACCGAATAAAGCACACTTTAATTTAGTTGAATTAGAACAATATTTTAATGTAAATATTGTAACACAAAATGTAGATGATTTACATGAAAGAGCTGGTAGTTCTGATGTTTTACACCTACATGGCGAATTGTTAAAAGTAAGAAGCACTTTAAACGAAAACGATGTTATTGAATGGAAAAAAGATTTAAATCTTGGCGATTTATGTCCTAAGAAAAGCCAGTTAAGGCCTCATATTGTTTGGTTTGGAGAAATGGTGCCATTGTTAGAAACTGCTATTAAAATTGTTGAAAAAGCAGATGTTTTAGTAATTATTGGTACTTCTATGCAAGTTTATCCTGCGGCTAGTTTAATAGATTTTGTAAAATCAAATACGCCAATATATTTTATAGATCCTAAACCTTCTGTATCAAACAAAAAATTTAAACAATTAGAAATTATTGAAGATGTTGCCAGCTCTGGAACCGATAAATTATTAGAACTATTAAAAGAATTTAGTTAA
- a CDS encoding glycosyl hydrolase family 5 gives MVKTNRKIIRGVLMLTYVIIIGVLLFLVSSLYSFLNTGADRSKMLHTEVKKIDQYLPKVTWKDDGNEGRKISDQKVKSVENDYLDAWYVKHIAYKTNTRVGIEDYFTESARTNIYSILDYNKKNNITVESTTLKHNLDIEFFSEDGQLLVLTDTDALEYKKVFKDNELILETTEVNTYRYILLLEDGFWRIRHMVKENSKPYQPEITTATLAYNDIKGINYYPQATPWDMFGEDYDISIIDNDFKIIEDAGLNTIRIFVQYEDFGKANVDYNKILKLKEVLDVAKKNNLKAVVTLFDFYGNYDVLDWTLNHRHAEKIVSAIKDHEALLAWDIKNEPNLDFDSRGKENVVGWLNFMIDLIKDIDKVHPVTVGWSNTESATILKDKLDIISFHYYEDKEKFESDFLTLKLNILNKPIVLQEFGLSSYSGIWRPFASSEEKQANYYAEMQKVLTKNNISFMSWTLYDFDNVPKEVLGRLPWRTNPQKKFGFINSLGEKKLSFKHITN, from the coding sequence ATGGTAAAAACTAATAGAAAAATAATTAGAGGCGTCTTAATGCTTACATATGTAATTATTATTGGTGTACTATTATTTTTAGTAAGTTCTTTATACAGCTTCTTAAATACCGGTGCAGACAGAAGTAAAATGTTGCATACAGAGGTTAAGAAAATAGATCAATATTTACCAAAAGTTACTTGGAAAGATGACGGAAATGAAGGTAGAAAAATTAGCGATCAGAAAGTAAAATCTGTAGAAAATGATTATTTGGATGCTTGGTATGTAAAACATATTGCATACAAAACAAACACAAGAGTTGGTATAGAAGATTATTTTACAGAAAGTGCAAGAACTAATATTTACAGCATTTTAGATTACAATAAGAAAAATAATATTACAGTAGAATCTACAACATTAAAGCATAATTTAGATATCGAATTTTTTAGTGAAGATGGGCAGTTATTGGTTTTAACAGATACAGATGCGTTAGAATATAAAAAAGTTTTTAAAGACAATGAGTTAATTTTAGAAACTACAGAGGTTAATACGTATAGATATATTTTATTACTAGAAGATGGTTTTTGGCGAATAAGACATATGGTTAAAGAAAACTCTAAACCATATCAACCAGAAATTACCACAGCAACATTAGCCTATAATGATATAAAAGGAATTAACTATTATCCGCAAGCAACACCTTGGGATATGTTTGGTGAAGATTATGATATTTCTATTATTGATAATGATTTTAAAATTATAGAAGATGCTGGTTTAAATACTATAAGAATTTTTGTTCAATATGAAGATTTTGGTAAAGCAAACGTAGATTACAACAAAATTTTAAAATTAAAAGAAGTATTGGATGTTGCTAAAAAGAATAATTTAAAAGCAGTTGTTACTTTGTTTGATTTTTATGGTAATTATGATGTGTTAGATTGGACTTTAAATCATAGGCATGCTGAAAAAATTGTATCTGCAATTAAAGATCATGAAGCTTTATTAGCTTGGGATATAAAAAATGAACCAAACTTAGATTTTGATTCAAGAGGAAAAGAAAATGTTGTTGGTTGGTTAAATTTTATGATTGATTTAATTAAAGATATAGACAAAGTTCACCCTGTAACAGTTGGTTGGTCAAACACAGAAAGTGCTACAATATTAAAAGATAAACTAGATATTATTTCGTTTCACTATTACGAAGATAAAGAGAAGTTTGAAAGTGATTTCTTAACTTTAAAGCTTAATATACTTAACAAGCCAATTGTTTTGCAAGAATTTGGATTGTCTTCTTATAGCGGAATTTGGAGACCTTTTGCAAGTTCTGAAGAAAAACAAGCTAACTATTATGCAGAAATGCAAAAAGTCCTGACAAAGAATAATATTTCTTTTATGTCATGGACTTTATATGATTTTGATAATGTGCCTAAAGAAGTTTTAGGTCGCTTACCTTGGAGAACAAATCCGCAGAAAAAATTTGGTTTTATAAATAGTTTAGGAGAAAAGAAACTTTCGTTTAAACATATTACTAACTAA
- a CDS encoding DUF4258 domain-containing protein, translating into MLAKRIFYYLVGLTLGSIGVYFFWQKKNASFDYGMDARTLKTIRIKKRLFSDEAKNAMLKFDIDTLKISTILENGDVDFGKGKPRQKPCAEYFVTGKKELEKVSLLVKRCDSTSTIQKVIVN; encoded by the coding sequence ATGTTAGCAAAAAGAATTTTTTATTATTTAGTTGGATTAACTTTAGGTTCTATTGGTGTATATTTTTTCTGGCAAAAGAAAAATGCTAGTTTCGATTATGGTATGGATGCCAGAACATTAAAAACAATCAGAATAAAAAAGCGTCTTTTTTCTGATGAAGCTAAAAATGCGATGCTAAAATTTGATATTGACACACTTAAAATATCTACAATTTTAGAAAATGGTGACGTAGATTTTGGTAAAGGAAAACCCAGACAAAAACCATGTGCAGAATATTTTGTTACAGGTAAAAAAGAGTTAGAGAAAGTAAGTTTATTAGTAAAAAGATGTGATTCTACTTCAACTATACAAAAGGTTATAGTTAATTAA
- a CDS encoding TrmH family RNA methyltransferase produces MIDDKLLQYFETFLTEKRKLLFKKVLEERTRHFTVVLEDIYQPHNASAVVRTCDIFGIQDVHTIENKYNNSVSRHVAKGSQKWLNQYRYRNDGDNTKTCLNGLKEQGYQIIATTPHNDSCLLHDFDITKKSAFVFGVEAEGVSDYVMDTADGFLKIPMVGFTESLNISVAAAIILQDVTTKLRNSNLDWKLSEKEKNNIYFDWVKKTIKNVDKIEEHYNLNVK; encoded by the coding sequence ATGATTGATGATAAATTATTACAATATTTCGAAACTTTTTTAACAGAAAAAAGAAAATTATTATTTAAAAAAGTTCTTGAAGAAAGAACTCGCCACTTTACTGTTGTTTTAGAAGATATATATCAGCCTCATAATGCAAGTGCAGTTGTAAGAACTTGTGATATTTTTGGAATTCAAGATGTTCATACCATAGAGAATAAATATAATAATAGTGTTTCTAGACATGTTGCTAAAGGTTCTCAAAAATGGTTAAATCAATATAGATATAGAAACGATGGTGATAACACAAAAACTTGTTTAAACGGTTTAAAAGAACAAGGTTATCAAATTATTGCAACAACTCCACACAACGATTCTTGTCTATTGCATGATTTTGACATTACAAAAAAATCTGCATTTGTTTTCGGAGTAGAGGCAGAAGGTGTTTCTGATTATGTTATGGATACTGCTGATGGTTTTTTAAAAATACCTATGGTTGGTTTTACAGAAAGTCTAAATATATCTGTAGCTGCGGCAATTATTTTACAAGATGTAACTACAAAACTTAGAAATTCTAATTTAGATTGGAAATTGAGTGAAAAAGAGAAAAATAATATCTATTTCGATTGGGTAAAGAAAACTATAAAAAATGTAGATAAAATTGAAGAACATTATAACTTAAATGTCAAATAA
- a CDS encoding oligosaccharide flippase family protein, with protein sequence MQALIRFVKKGIKPEQLFMLSVLLVNGGNYLYNLVLGRILGPEKFADAAILITFLLVLSFVAMTFQLVTAKFSVLFEDSVFSGFISKIYKNALFTGVFLAILIVVFSLQLQSFFRTTSSTMFVIFGIGVPFYFLMSVNRGVFQGKQELKSLSITYQSEMISRLLLTFTLLYLLDIDSSLIIAIGIFFSFIFGLLPFRTSNFYLSKKFVLDTANKKLVKNFFIITAFYELTQIIINNSDILLVKHYFESYEAGLYASLALIGRVVYFIAWMFVMLLLPTVVQLKKEGKDTLPILLKYVAYIAVIAATIVVSCFFFPDEIIKILFGSEYLSISNLLWKYASATGIFAISNIFAYYYLSLDKYVPVVLSGIFGMLQIVLVVLFHDSLEQVVHVQIIAMVLLLFVQLSFFFFKDSVKSKKIEEITKE encoded by the coding sequence ATGCAAGCATTAATTAGATTTGTTAAAAAAGGTATAAAACCAGAACAATTGTTTATGTTAAGTGTACTACTAGTAAATGGTGGTAATTACTTATATAACTTGGTTTTAGGAAGAATTTTAGGTCCAGAAAAATTTGCTGATGCAGCTATTTTAATCACTTTTCTATTAGTACTATCTTTTGTTGCCATGACTTTTCAATTGGTAACGGCAAAGTTCTCTGTACTTTTCGAAGATTCTGTATTTAGTGGTTTTATTTCTAAAATATATAAGAATGCGCTATTTACTGGTGTTTTTTTGGCAATTTTAATAGTAGTTTTTTCATTACAATTACAAAGCTTTTTTAGAACTACATCTTCTACAATGTTTGTTATTTTCGGAATTGGCGTTCCTTTTTATTTTTTAATGAGCGTAAATAGAGGTGTTTTTCAAGGAAAACAAGAACTTAAGTCATTGTCTATCACGTATCAATCAGAAATGATTAGTAGACTGTTGTTAACTTTTACTTTATTATATTTATTAGATATTGATTCTTCTTTAATAATTGCAATTGGTATATTTTTCTCATTCATTTTCGGACTTTTGCCTTTTAGAACAAGCAATTTTTATTTATCTAAAAAGTTTGTTTTAGATACTGCCAACAAAAAATTAGTAAAAAACTTTTTTATCATTACAGCATTTTATGAGCTTACACAGATTATTATAAACAATAGTGATATTTTATTAGTAAAACATTATTTTGAGTCTTATGAAGCTGGTTTATATGCTTCTTTAGCTTTAATAGGTAGAGTAGTATACTTTATTGCATGGATGTTTGTAATGTTGCTTTTACCAACTGTTGTACAATTAAAAAAAGAAGGAAAAGATACGTTACCAATACTTTTAAAATATGTAGCTTATATTGCTGTAATTGCTGCAACAATTGTAGTAAGTTGCTTTTTCTTTCCTGATGAAATTATAAAAATATTATTTGGAAGCGAATACCTATCAATTTCTAATCTATTATGGAAATATGCATCTGCTACTGGTATTTTCGCGATTTCTAACATCTTCGCATATTATTATTTATCTTTAGACAAGTATGTACCTGTAGTTTTATCTGGTATTTTCGGAATGTTACAAATAGTTTTGGTTGTACTTTTTCATGATTCTTTAGAGCAGGTTGTTCATGTACAAATTATAGCAATGGTTTTATTATTATTTGTACAGTTAAGCTTTTTCTTTTTTAAAGATTCTGTTAAGTCAAAAAAAATTGAAGAGATCACAAAAGAATAA
- a CDS encoding alanine dehydrogenase, whose amino-acid sequence MSSFSPFSKEELIPQEEKLEIKKQKGELFIGLPKEAYLSEKRVCLTPDAVGALTANGHRIVIETGAGDGANFTDKEYSDAGAKISYNVEEAFKCNIILKVAPPTENEIAYINPQAILISSLQLKTQSKKYFECLAKKKITAIAFDYIKDEHDSYPIVKSLSEIAGTASILIAGELMSGVNKGNGLLFGNIGGVPPTSVVIFGAGTVGEYAARTAIGLGARVKVFDNSISKLRKLQDCLNSPIYTSTLQPKSVSKALMRCDVAIGAIRGKSRSPICATEDMVEKMKEGAVVVDVSIDRGGCFETSNVTTHQTPTFVRHGVIHYCVPNIPARYARTASVSISNIFTPYLLNIAEEGGFENTARFDKSLRNGMYFYHGILTNKTVADWFDLPFRDINLLIM is encoded by the coding sequence ATGAGTTCATTTTCTCCATTTAGTAAAGAAGAATTAATTCCTCAAGAAGAAAAATTAGAAATTAAAAAACAAAAAGGAGAACTTTTTATAGGTTTGCCAAAAGAAGCTTACCTAAGTGAAAAAAGAGTTTGTTTAACTCCTGATGCAGTTGGAGCATTAACAGCAAACGGTCATCGAATTGTTATTGAAACGGGTGCTGGCGACGGAGCAAATTTTACAGATAAAGAATATTCTGATGCTGGTGCTAAAATTTCTTACAACGTAGAAGAAGCTTTTAAATGCAATATTATTTTAAAAGTTGCACCGCCTACAGAAAATGAAATAGCTTACATCAATCCGCAAGCTATTTTAATTTCTTCACTTCAATTAAAAACGCAATCAAAAAAATATTTTGAATGCTTAGCAAAAAAGAAAATTACAGCCATTGCTTTTGATTATATAAAGGATGAGCATGATTCTTACCCAATTGTAAAATCTTTAAGCGAAATTGCTGGTACTGCTTCTATTTTAATTGCTGGCGAATTAATGAGTGGCGTTAATAAAGGTAACGGTTTATTATTTGGTAATATTGGTGGTGTGCCGCCAACTAGTGTAGTTATTTTTGGTGCAGGAACTGTAGGTGAATACGCGGCAAGAACTGCTATTGGTTTAGGTGCAAGAGTTAAAGTATTTGATAACTCGATTAGTAAATTAAGAAAATTACAAGATTGTTTAAACTCTCCTATTTATACATCGACTTTACAACCAAAATCTGTTTCTAAGGCTTTAATGCGATGCGATGTTGCAATTGGTGCTATTCGAGGTAAAAGCAGATCGCCAATTTGTGCCACAGAAGATATGGTAGAAAAAATGAAAGAAGGTGCCGTTGTTGTAGATGTAAGTATCGATCGAGGTGGTTGTTTTGAAACTTCGAATGTTACAACGCATCAAACACCAACATTTGTAAGACATGGCGTTATACATTATTGTGTACCAAATATTCCTGCAAGATATGCAAGAACAGCATCTGTATCTATTAGTAATATCTTTACGCCTTATTTATTAAATATTGCAGAAGAAGGAGGTTTTGAGAATACAGCTAGGTTTGATAAAAGTTTAAGAAATGGTATGTATTTTTACCACGGAATTTTAACAAACAAAACAGTTGCAGATTGGTTCGATTTACCTTTTAGAGATATTAATCTTTTAATAATGTAA
- a CDS encoding glycosyltransferase, which translates to MKLAIVTAYPPSKVTLNEYAYHLVKSFRLKEKITELILLTDVTNDEKDLDFEEDGCKITVKECWKFNSYTNVLNVTKAINQTKPDAILYNLQFMKFGDKKVAAALGLTLPWVCKIKNIPTIVLLHNILEQVDLESAGFTSNKIAQKVYNFIGTSLTRLILKADLVAVTMDKYVVTLKNKYKKDSVKMIPHGTFEIPENPSQDLPEGPMKIMTFGKFGTYKKVESMIEAVEIVRSQTGLDLEIVIAGTDNPNVPGYLDSVKKKYQNVPQLTFTGYVEEVEVAPLFTESAVVVFPYTSTTGSSGVLHQAGSYGRAVVMPNLGDLATLIIDEGYRGEFFEPESVPSLAKAIKAIVTNDEYRKELGETNYKAATAFPMGRITDIYLEEFKKIIESKK; encoded by the coding sequence ATGAAATTAGCAATTGTAACCGCTTATCCGCCAAGTAAAGTAACTTTAAATGAATATGCATATCATTTGGTAAAAAGTTTTAGACTTAAAGAAAAAATTACAGAATTAATTCTTTTAACAGATGTTACTAATGATGAAAAGGATTTAGACTTTGAAGAAGATGGTTGTAAAATAACTGTAAAAGAATGTTGGAAATTTAATAGCTATACAAATGTTTTAAATGTAACAAAAGCTATAAACCAAACAAAACCAGATGCAATTTTGTATAATTTACAGTTTATGAAGTTTGGTGATAAAAAAGTTGCTGCTGCACTTGGCCTAACTTTACCATGGGTTTGTAAAATAAAAAATATACCTACTATTGTTTTACTGCATAATATTTTAGAACAAGTAGATTTAGAAAGTGCAGGTTTTACTTCTAATAAAATTGCTCAAAAAGTTTATAATTTTATTGGTACATCGTTAACAAGATTAATCTTAAAAGCAGATTTAGTAGCTGTTACTATGGATAAATATGTAGTTACGTTAAAAAATAAGTATAAGAAAGATTCCGTTAAAATGATTCCTCACGGAACTTTTGAAATTCCAGAAAATCCATCACAAGATTTACCTGAAGGACCAATGAAAATAATGACTTTTGGTAAATTTGGTACTTACAAAAAAGTAGAATCTATGATAGAGGCAGTAGAAATTGTAAGAAGTCAAACAGGTTTAGATTTAGAAATTGTTATTGCAGGTACAGACAATCCAAATGTACCAGGTTATTTAGATAGTGTTAAAAAGAAATACCAAAATGTACCACAACTTACTTTTACTGGTTATGTAGAAGAAGTAGAAGTAGCACCTTTATTTACAGAAAGTGCAGTAGTTGTTTTTCCGTATACATCTACAACAGGTAGTTCTGGTGTTTTACATCAAGCCGGAAGTTATGGTAGAGCAGTGGTAATGCCAAATTTAGGTGATTTAGCAACCTTGATAATTGACGAGGGTTATAGAGGAGAGTTTTTTGAACCAGAAAGCGTGCCAAGTTTAGCAAAGGCTATTAAAGCAATTGTAACTAATGATGAGTATAGAAAAGAATTAGGAGAAACAAACTACAAAGCTGCAACGGCATTTCCTATGGGAAGAATTACAGACATTTATTTAGAAGAATTTAAGAAAATTATAGAATCAAAGAAATAA
- the tsaE gene encoding tRNA (adenosine(37)-N6)-threonylcarbamoyltransferase complex ATPase subunit type 1 TsaE: MNKDYSLDNLPEIATELIKVAAHKTLLFYGEMGAGKTTLIKQICKVLSVEDNISSPTFSLVNEYETFSGEKVFHFDFYRIEDENEALDMGIEDYLYNNTWCLIEWPQNVENLLPLDAVEIHLSILENGQRNIQLK; this comes from the coding sequence ATGAATAAAGATTATTCCTTAGATAATTTACCTGAAATTGCGACAGAATTGATAAAAGTTGCAGCTCATAAAACTTTATTGTTTTATGGTGAAATGGGTGCAGGAAAAACAACACTTATTAAACAAATTTGTAAAGTGTTATCTGTAGAAGATAATATCTCCTCTCCTACTTTTTCGTTGGTAAATGAATATGAAACTTTTTCCGGAGAAAAAGTTTTTCATTTTGATTTTTATAGAATTGAAGATGAAAATGAAGCTTTAGATATGGGTATTGAAGATTACTTATATAATAATACTTGGTGTCTTATAGAATGGCCACAGAATGTCGAAAATTTATTACCTTTAGATGCTGTTGAAATTCATTTATCAATTTTAGAAAATGGGCAACGCAACATTCAACTAAAATAA